From Woronichinia naegeliana WA131, the proteins below share one genomic window:
- a CDS encoding nucleotidyltransferase family protein: MNREYLINFLKKNLTTIKSYGVISLALFGSYARDEAKNNSDLDLLVEFQGKVTFDQYMDLKFFLEDNLSLSVDLVTKKMLKPQIISSVEKDAIYVA; the protein is encoded by the coding sequence ATGAATAGAGAGTATTTAATTAACTTCCTGAAAAAAAACTTAACCACAATTAAAAGCTATGGTGTAATTTCCTTAGCTTTATTTGGTTCTTATGCAAGAGATGAAGCAAAAAATAATAGTGATCTTGATTTACTGGTAGAATTTCAAGGAAAAGTCACTTTTGATCAATATATGGACTTAAAATTTTTCTTGGAAGATAATTTATCTTTATCTGTTGATTTAGTTACTAAAAAAATGTTGAAACCTCAAATTATTAGTTCTGTAGAAAAGGACGCTATTTATGTCGCGTAG
- a CDS encoding patatin-like phospholipase family protein, whose product MKETKIGLVLAGGGAKGAYQSGVVKYLAEIDFSPHIIAGTSIGALNGAILASNTSFKQSGDRLWQLWKELGEANIIKWQLIKYPLQSLAQYLHLSGEDASLCDSKPLDQFLHYAVNAEQLRKGIELWVAAFPSAHNFLPSSHKAGQIVPTIGNVITSNLGQSAEYIHVQSAETDEEIYQTLLASAAIPLAFKSRKIDNKHYVDGWLGDNVPLKALENRGCTHAIVIHLGNGELWNRHDFPNQTIIEIRPTETINNFDNIPIVRDLTTMLDFSPERIQLLQKRGYQDAKRILEPILQTLIIERSRQESFARLKETSKRLERSKRLRDDPPIY is encoded by the coding sequence ATGAAAGAAACCAAAATCGGATTAGTATTAGCAGGTGGCGGGGCTAAAGGCGCGTACCAATCAGGCGTGGTCAAATATTTAGCAGAAATTGACTTTTCCCCCCATATTATAGCTGGCACGAGCATTGGTGCGCTTAATGGTGCGATCCTTGCCTCTAACACATCATTTAAACAATCAGGCGATCGCCTCTGGCAACTCTGGAAAGAACTCGGTGAAGCCAACATTATCAAGTGGCAGTTAATCAAATATCCACTGCAATCCTTGGCACAATATTTACATCTTTCAGGGGAAGACGCATCATTGTGCGACTCTAAACCACTGGATCAATTTTTACACTATGCAGTCAATGCCGAACAACTGCGAAAAGGAATTGAACTCTGGGTAGCCGCCTTTCCCTCAGCCCACAATTTTCTACCATCCTCACACAAAGCAGGTCAGATCGTCCCCACCATTGGCAATGTCATAACCTCCAATCTTGGGCAATCCGCCGAATATATCCACGTCCAATCAGCCGAAACCGATGAAGAAATTTATCAAACCTTACTCGCCAGTGCCGCGATTCCCTTAGCCTTTAAATCGCGCAAGATTGATAACAAGCATTATGTAGATGGTTGGCTAGGTGATAACGTCCCCCTCAAAGCCCTAGAAAATCGCGGTTGTACCCATGCGATCGTCATTCATTTAGGAAACGGTGAACTTTGGAATCGTCATGATTTCCCAAACCAAACAATAATTGAAATTCGCCCAACGGAAACAATCAATAATTTTGACAACATACCGATTGTCAGAGACCTAACTACGATGCTAGATTTCAGTCCCGAACGCATTCAACTTTTGCAAAAACGAGGTTATCAAGATGCCAAACGTATTCTCGAACCCATTTTACAAACACTCATAATCGAGCGATCGCGTCAAGAAAGTTTTGCGCGGCTCAAAGAAACATCAAAGCGATTAGAAAGATCAAAAAGGTTAAGAGACGATCCACCAATTTATTAA
- a CDS encoding type II toxin-antitoxin system HicB family antitoxin, which yields MNDMIQYKDYVGSVHYSDDDQIFYGKVEYIRSLISFEGENVVNLRANFEEAIDDYLSLCQQKDIEPEKPFKDSFNGRVGSQINR from the coding sequence ATGAATGACATGATACAGTACAAAGATTATGTCGGCTCTGTTCACTATAGTGATGATGATCAAATTTTCTATGGTAAAGTCGAATATATCCGTAGTTTGATTAGTTTTGAAGGTGAAAATGTTGTTAATTTAAGGGCTAATTTTGAGGAAGCGATTGATGATTATTTATCCCTGTGTCAGCAGAAAGATATTGAACCAGAAAAACCTTTTAAGGATAGTTTTAATGGGCGAGTAGGTAGCCAAATTAATCGATAA
- a CDS encoding type II toxin-antitoxin system HicA family toxin: MSRKEKLIKRFLSCPKDFTWEELVSLLMGFGFQEANTGKTGGSRRRFINETQVVITLHKPHPQNILKRYQIEQIIEILRGEELL; the protein is encoded by the coding sequence GTGAGTCGTAAAGAAAAGTTGATCAAACGTTTTCTCAGTTGTCCGAAAGATTTTACCTGGGAAGAGTTGGTTAGCTTATTAATGGGGTTTGGTTTTCAGGAAGCTAATACAGGAAAAACTGGCGGTTCTCGACGACGTTTTATCAATGAGACTCAAGTTGTAATTACCTTGCATAAGCCCCATCCTCAAAATATTTTAAAACGTTATCAAATTGAACAAATTATTGAAATCCTTCGAGGCGAGGAATTGTTATGA